One segment of Hemicordylus capensis ecotype Gifberg chromosome 8, rHemCap1.1.pri, whole genome shotgun sequence DNA contains the following:
- the POLM gene encoding DNA-directed DNA/RNA polymerase mu isoform X1, producing the protein MSQVPVKKRSRCPQHATPPPVHLEDPVRFPDTVLCLVEKRMGASRRAFLTSLARRRGFCVEGADSKRVTHVVSEGNSGDEVMEWMKRKGSCWMDALGSGPALLDLSWFTESMSAGQPVEIEPRHRLGVTIRKEEPEGRRQVAAYICQRRTPLAHCNQALTVALETMAEEARFCSSEGRSLAFSRAASVLKSLPWAVRRVQELSALPCIGEHSKKIIQEVLEDGTSAEVESIKQSERYQTMELFTQIFGVGVKTASRWYREGLRTLADLKAQHTKLSREQQAGLQHFEDLQIPVVRSEAEAIGQVVQKAVEQFLPGASVTLTGGFRRGKQSGHDVDLLITHPEEGQEVGLLRKVISWLDSQGLLLYHSSQRNTFYALEEQEMLDSSTSTMDRFERSFSIFRLDYLSGGIQRGAGSQEPGSIMSGFGATRSWKAVRLDLVVTPYSQFSFALLGWTGSKNFERDLRRFCKQEKKMALNSHALYHMEQKIFLAAASEEEIFQHLGLEYIPPEERNA; encoded by the exons ATGTCGCAGGTTCCTGTGAAGAAACGGTCTCGGTGTCCTCAGCATGCAACCCCGCCACCGGTGCACCTGGAGGATCCGGTCCGTTTCCCCGACACGGTGCTCTGTCTGGTAGAGAAGAGGATGGGTGCCAGCCGCAGGGCCTTCCTCACTAGCCTGGCGCGCCGGAGGGGTTTCTGCGTCGAGGGTGCGGACAG CAAGAGAGTGACTCACGTGGTGTCGGAGGGCAACTCGGGCGATGAGGTGATGGAGTggatgaagaggaaggggagctgCTGGATGGATGCTCTGGGGAGTGGCCCGGCCTTGCTGGATCTCAGCTGGTTCACAGAAAGCATGAGTGCTGGCCAGCCGGTGGAGATTGAGCCCAGACATCGCCTGGGG GTGACCATCCGCAAAGAGGAACCCGAAGGCAGACGTCAGGTGGCGGCGTACATCTGCCAGCGCCGAACACCACTCGCCCACTGCAACCAGGCGCTCACG GTTGCTCTAGAAACGATGGCGGAGGAGGCCCGCTTCTGCAGCAGCGAAGGGCGCAGCCTGGCGTTCTCCAGGGCTGCCTCGGTGCTCAAGTCCTTGCCCTGGGCTGTCCGGAGAGTTCAGGAGCTGAGTGCCCTCCCCTGCATCGGGGAGCACTCCAAGAAGATCATCCAG GAAGTGTTGGAAGATGGCACATCTGCAGAGGTGGAGAGCATAAAGCAGTCTGAGAGATACCAGACTATGGAG CTTTTCACCCAGATCTTTGGCGTTGGAGTGAAGACGGCCAGCCGGTGGTATCGGGAGGGACTGAGGACGCTTGCTGACCTGAAGGCACAACACACAAAGTTAAGCCGAGAGCAACAAGCAG GACTCCAGCATTTCGAGGACCTCCAGATCCCGGTGGTGCGTTCCGAAGCAGAGGCCATTGGTCAGGTGGTGCAAAAGGCTGTGGAGCAGTTCTTGCCTGGAGCTTCTGTCACTCTGACTGGCGGGTTTAGAAG AGGGAAGCAGAGTGGCCATGATGTGGATTTGCTCATCACGCATCCCGAGGAAGGCCAAGAGGTGGGGCTGTTGAGGAAAGTCATCAGCTGGCTGGATAGCCAG GGCCTCTTGCTATATCACAGCAGCCAGAGAAACACCTTCTATGCCCTCGAAGAACAAGAGATGCTGGACAGCAGCACGAGCACAATGGATCGCTTTGAACGCAGCTTCTCCATTTTCCGCCTTGACTACCTCAGCGGAGGCATTCAGAGAGGTGCTGGGTCCCAGGAGCCTGGCAGCATAATGAGTGGCTTTGGAGCAACCCGATCCTGGAAAGCTGTCAGGCTGGACTTGGTGGTCACTCCGTACAGTCAATTCTCATTTGCTTTGCTTGGCTGGACTGGGTCAAAG AACTTTGAGCGGGACCTCCGGCGTTTCTGCAAGCAGGAGAAGAAGATGGCCCTGAATAGCCACGCCCTCTACCACATGGAGCAG aaaatatttttggctgctgcttctgaggAAGAGATCTTCCAGCATTTAGGTCTGGAGTATATCCCACCTGAAGAAAGAAATGCCTGA
- the POLM gene encoding DNA-directed DNA/RNA polymerase mu isoform X3, with protein sequence MSQVPVKKRSRCPQHATPPPVHLEDPVRFPDTVLCLVEKRMGASRRAFLTSLARRRGFCVEGADSKRVTHVVSEGNSGDEVMEWMKRKGSCWMDALGSGPALLDLSWFTESMSAGQPVEIEPRHRLGVTIRKEEPEGRRQVAAYICQRRTPLAHCNQALTVALETMAEEARFCSSEGRSLAFSRAASVLKSLPWAVRRVQELSALPCIGEHSKKIIQLFTQIFGVGVKTASRWYREGLRTLADLKAQHTKLSREQQAGLQHFEDLQIPVVRSEAEAIGQVVQKAVEQFLPGASVTLTGGFRRGKQSGHDVDLLITHPEEGQEVGLLRKVISWLDSQGLLLYHSSQRNTFYALEEQEMLDSSTSTMDRFERSFSIFRLDYLSGGIQRGAGSQEPGSIMSGFGATRSWKAVRLDLVVTPYSQFSFALLGWTGSKNFERDLRRFCKQEKKMALNSHALYHMEQKIFLAAASEEEIFQHLGLEYIPPEERNA encoded by the exons ATGTCGCAGGTTCCTGTGAAGAAACGGTCTCGGTGTCCTCAGCATGCAACCCCGCCACCGGTGCACCTGGAGGATCCGGTCCGTTTCCCCGACACGGTGCTCTGTCTGGTAGAGAAGAGGATGGGTGCCAGCCGCAGGGCCTTCCTCACTAGCCTGGCGCGCCGGAGGGGTTTCTGCGTCGAGGGTGCGGACAG CAAGAGAGTGACTCACGTGGTGTCGGAGGGCAACTCGGGCGATGAGGTGATGGAGTggatgaagaggaaggggagctgCTGGATGGATGCTCTGGGGAGTGGCCCGGCCTTGCTGGATCTCAGCTGGTTCACAGAAAGCATGAGTGCTGGCCAGCCGGTGGAGATTGAGCCCAGACATCGCCTGGGG GTGACCATCCGCAAAGAGGAACCCGAAGGCAGACGTCAGGTGGCGGCGTACATCTGCCAGCGCCGAACACCACTCGCCCACTGCAACCAGGCGCTCACG GTTGCTCTAGAAACGATGGCGGAGGAGGCCCGCTTCTGCAGCAGCGAAGGGCGCAGCCTGGCGTTCTCCAGGGCTGCCTCGGTGCTCAAGTCCTTGCCCTGGGCTGTCCGGAGAGTTCAGGAGCTGAGTGCCCTCCCCTGCATCGGGGAGCACTCCAAGAAGATCATCCAG CTTTTCACCCAGATCTTTGGCGTTGGAGTGAAGACGGCCAGCCGGTGGTATCGGGAGGGACTGAGGACGCTTGCTGACCTGAAGGCACAACACACAAAGTTAAGCCGAGAGCAACAAGCAG GACTCCAGCATTTCGAGGACCTCCAGATCCCGGTGGTGCGTTCCGAAGCAGAGGCCATTGGTCAGGTGGTGCAAAAGGCTGTGGAGCAGTTCTTGCCTGGAGCTTCTGTCACTCTGACTGGCGGGTTTAGAAG AGGGAAGCAGAGTGGCCATGATGTGGATTTGCTCATCACGCATCCCGAGGAAGGCCAAGAGGTGGGGCTGTTGAGGAAAGTCATCAGCTGGCTGGATAGCCAG GGCCTCTTGCTATATCACAGCAGCCAGAGAAACACCTTCTATGCCCTCGAAGAACAAGAGATGCTGGACAGCAGCACGAGCACAATGGATCGCTTTGAACGCAGCTTCTCCATTTTCCGCCTTGACTACCTCAGCGGAGGCATTCAGAGAGGTGCTGGGTCCCAGGAGCCTGGCAGCATAATGAGTGGCTTTGGAGCAACCCGATCCTGGAAAGCTGTCAGGCTGGACTTGGTGGTCACTCCGTACAGTCAATTCTCATTTGCTTTGCTTGGCTGGACTGGGTCAAAG AACTTTGAGCGGGACCTCCGGCGTTTCTGCAAGCAGGAGAAGAAGATGGCCCTGAATAGCCACGCCCTCTACCACATGGAGCAG aaaatatttttggctgctgcttctgaggAAGAGATCTTCCAGCATTTAGGTCTGGAGTATATCCCACCTGAAGAAAGAAATGCCTGA
- the POLM gene encoding DNA-directed DNA/RNA polymerase mu isoform X2, with protein MSQVPVKKRSRCPQHATPPPVHLEDPVRFPDTVLCLVEKRMGASRRAFLTSLARRRGFCVEGADSKRVTHVVSEGNSGDEVMEWMKRKGSCWMDALGSGPALLDLSWFTESMSAGQPVEIEPRHRLGVTIRKEEPEGRRQVAAYICQRRTPLAHCNQALTVALETMAEEARFCSSEGRSLAFSRAASVLKSLPWAVRRVQELSALPCIGEHSKKIIQEVLEDGTSAEVESIKQSERYQTMELFTQIFGVGVKTASRWYREGLRTLADLKAQHTKLSREQQAGLQHFEDLQIPVVRSEAEAIGQVVQKAVEQFLPGASVTLTGGFRRGKQSGHDVDLLITHPEEGQEGLLLYHSSQRNTFYALEEQEMLDSSTSTMDRFERSFSIFRLDYLSGGIQRGAGSQEPGSIMSGFGATRSWKAVRLDLVVTPYSQFSFALLGWTGSKNFERDLRRFCKQEKKMALNSHALYHMEQKIFLAAASEEEIFQHLGLEYIPPEERNA; from the exons ATGTCGCAGGTTCCTGTGAAGAAACGGTCTCGGTGTCCTCAGCATGCAACCCCGCCACCGGTGCACCTGGAGGATCCGGTCCGTTTCCCCGACACGGTGCTCTGTCTGGTAGAGAAGAGGATGGGTGCCAGCCGCAGGGCCTTCCTCACTAGCCTGGCGCGCCGGAGGGGTTTCTGCGTCGAGGGTGCGGACAG CAAGAGAGTGACTCACGTGGTGTCGGAGGGCAACTCGGGCGATGAGGTGATGGAGTggatgaagaggaaggggagctgCTGGATGGATGCTCTGGGGAGTGGCCCGGCCTTGCTGGATCTCAGCTGGTTCACAGAAAGCATGAGTGCTGGCCAGCCGGTGGAGATTGAGCCCAGACATCGCCTGGGG GTGACCATCCGCAAAGAGGAACCCGAAGGCAGACGTCAGGTGGCGGCGTACATCTGCCAGCGCCGAACACCACTCGCCCACTGCAACCAGGCGCTCACG GTTGCTCTAGAAACGATGGCGGAGGAGGCCCGCTTCTGCAGCAGCGAAGGGCGCAGCCTGGCGTTCTCCAGGGCTGCCTCGGTGCTCAAGTCCTTGCCCTGGGCTGTCCGGAGAGTTCAGGAGCTGAGTGCCCTCCCCTGCATCGGGGAGCACTCCAAGAAGATCATCCAG GAAGTGTTGGAAGATGGCACATCTGCAGAGGTGGAGAGCATAAAGCAGTCTGAGAGATACCAGACTATGGAG CTTTTCACCCAGATCTTTGGCGTTGGAGTGAAGACGGCCAGCCGGTGGTATCGGGAGGGACTGAGGACGCTTGCTGACCTGAAGGCACAACACACAAAGTTAAGCCGAGAGCAACAAGCAG GACTCCAGCATTTCGAGGACCTCCAGATCCCGGTGGTGCGTTCCGAAGCAGAGGCCATTGGTCAGGTGGTGCAAAAGGCTGTGGAGCAGTTCTTGCCTGGAGCTTCTGTCACTCTGACTGGCGGGTTTAGAAG AGGGAAGCAGAGTGGCCATGATGTGGATTTGCTCATCACGCATCCCGAGGAAGGCCAAGAG GGCCTCTTGCTATATCACAGCAGCCAGAGAAACACCTTCTATGCCCTCGAAGAACAAGAGATGCTGGACAGCAGCACGAGCACAATGGATCGCTTTGAACGCAGCTTCTCCATTTTCCGCCTTGACTACCTCAGCGGAGGCATTCAGAGAGGTGCTGGGTCCCAGGAGCCTGGCAGCATAATGAGTGGCTTTGGAGCAACCCGATCCTGGAAAGCTGTCAGGCTGGACTTGGTGGTCACTCCGTACAGTCAATTCTCATTTGCTTTGCTTGGCTGGACTGGGTCAAAG AACTTTGAGCGGGACCTCCGGCGTTTCTGCAAGCAGGAGAAGAAGATGGCCCTGAATAGCCACGCCCTCTACCACATGGAGCAG aaaatatttttggctgctgcttctgaggAAGAGATCTTCCAGCATTTAGGTCTGGAGTATATCCCACCTGAAGAAAGAAATGCCTGA
- the POLM gene encoding DNA-directed DNA/RNA polymerase mu isoform X4: MEWMKRKGSCWMDALGSGPALLDLSWFTESMSAGQPVEIEPRHRLGVTIRKEEPEGRRQVAAYICQRRTPLAHCNQALTVALETMAEEARFCSSEGRSLAFSRAASVLKSLPWAVRRVQELSALPCIGEHSKKIIQEVLEDGTSAEVESIKQSERYQTMELFTQIFGVGVKTASRWYREGLRTLADLKAQHTKLSREQQAGLQHFEDLQIPVVRSEAEAIGQVVQKAVEQFLPGASVTLTGGFRRGKQSGHDVDLLITHPEEGQEVGLLRKVISWLDSQGLLLYHSSQRNTFYALEEQEMLDSSTSTMDRFERSFSIFRLDYLSGGIQRGAGSQEPGSIMSGFGATRSWKAVRLDLVVTPYSQFSFALLGWTGSKNFERDLRRFCKQEKKMALNSHALYHMEQKIFLAAASEEEIFQHLGLEYIPPEERNA; the protein is encoded by the exons ATGGAGTggatgaagaggaaggggagctgCTGGATGGATGCTCTGGGGAGTGGCCCGGCCTTGCTGGATCTCAGCTGGTTCACAGAAAGCATGAGTGCTGGCCAGCCGGTGGAGATTGAGCCCAGACATCGCCTGGGG GTGACCATCCGCAAAGAGGAACCCGAAGGCAGACGTCAGGTGGCGGCGTACATCTGCCAGCGCCGAACACCACTCGCCCACTGCAACCAGGCGCTCACG GTTGCTCTAGAAACGATGGCGGAGGAGGCCCGCTTCTGCAGCAGCGAAGGGCGCAGCCTGGCGTTCTCCAGGGCTGCCTCGGTGCTCAAGTCCTTGCCCTGGGCTGTCCGGAGAGTTCAGGAGCTGAGTGCCCTCCCCTGCATCGGGGAGCACTCCAAGAAGATCATCCAG GAAGTGTTGGAAGATGGCACATCTGCAGAGGTGGAGAGCATAAAGCAGTCTGAGAGATACCAGACTATGGAG CTTTTCACCCAGATCTTTGGCGTTGGAGTGAAGACGGCCAGCCGGTGGTATCGGGAGGGACTGAGGACGCTTGCTGACCTGAAGGCACAACACACAAAGTTAAGCCGAGAGCAACAAGCAG GACTCCAGCATTTCGAGGACCTCCAGATCCCGGTGGTGCGTTCCGAAGCAGAGGCCATTGGTCAGGTGGTGCAAAAGGCTGTGGAGCAGTTCTTGCCTGGAGCTTCTGTCACTCTGACTGGCGGGTTTAGAAG AGGGAAGCAGAGTGGCCATGATGTGGATTTGCTCATCACGCATCCCGAGGAAGGCCAAGAGGTGGGGCTGTTGAGGAAAGTCATCAGCTGGCTGGATAGCCAG GGCCTCTTGCTATATCACAGCAGCCAGAGAAACACCTTCTATGCCCTCGAAGAACAAGAGATGCTGGACAGCAGCACGAGCACAATGGATCGCTTTGAACGCAGCTTCTCCATTTTCCGCCTTGACTACCTCAGCGGAGGCATTCAGAGAGGTGCTGGGTCCCAGGAGCCTGGCAGCATAATGAGTGGCTTTGGAGCAACCCGATCCTGGAAAGCTGTCAGGCTGGACTTGGTGGTCACTCCGTACAGTCAATTCTCATTTGCTTTGCTTGGCTGGACTGGGTCAAAG AACTTTGAGCGGGACCTCCGGCGTTTCTGCAAGCAGGAGAAGAAGATGGCCCTGAATAGCCACGCCCTCTACCACATGGAGCAG aaaatatttttggctgctgcttctgaggAAGAGATCTTCCAGCATTTAGGTCTGGAGTATATCCCACCTGAAGAAAGAAATGCCTGA